The DNA segment CCGGCAAGGCGCGCAGCGCGGCCAACGACGCCGTCGTGGACTCCCTGCGCACGGTGTTCTCCGAGTTCAAGGTGGACGCGGCCGTCACCGGCTTCACCCGGGGTCCGACGGTCACCCGGTACGAGGTCCAGCTCGGCCCGGCCGTGAAGGTCGAGCGGATCACGGCGCTCGCCAAGAACATCGCGTACGCCGTCGCCAGCCCGGACGTGCGGATCATCAGCCCGATCCCCGGCAAGTCGGCCGTCGGCATCGAGATCCCCAACACCGACCGGGAGATGGTCAACCTCGGTGACGTGCTGCGGCTCGCGCAGTCCGCCGAGGACGACGATCCGATGCTGGTCGCCTTCGGCAAGGACGTCGAGGGCGGCTATGTGATGCACTCGCTGGCCAAGATGCCGCACATGCTGGTCGCCGGCGCCACCGGCTCCGGCAAGTCGTCCTGCATCAACTGCCTGATCACCTCGATCATGATGCGGGCGACCCCCGAGGACGTCCGGATGATCCTGGTCGACCCCAAGCGCGTCGAGCTGACCGCCTACGAGGGCATCCCGCACCTGATCACGCCGATCATCACCAACCCCAAGCGCGCCGCCGAGGCCCTGCAGTGGGTGGTGCGCGAGATGGACCTGCGCTACGACGACCTCGCCGCCTACGGCTTCCGGCACATCGACGACTTCAACCGCGCCGTGCGCGAGGGCAAGGTCACCCCGCCGCCGGGCAGCGAGCGCGAGCTCCAGCCGTACCCCTACCTGCTGGTGATCGTGGACGAGCTGGCCGACCTGATGATGGTCGCCCCGCGTGACGTCGAGGACGCGATCGTGCGCATCACCCAGCTCGCCCGCGCAGCCGGCATCCACCTGGTACTGGCCACCCAGCGGCCCTCGGTGGACGTGGTCACCGGTCTGATCAAGGCCAACGTGCCTTCCCGGCTGGCCTTCGCCACCTCCTCGCTGGCCGACTCCCGCGTCATCCTCGACCAGCCCGGCGCCGAGAAGCTGATCGGCAAGGGCGACGGGCTGTTCCTGCCCATGGGCGCCAGCAAGCCGACCCGGATGCAGGGCGCGTTCGTGACCGAGGAAGAGGTCGCGGTCGTCGTCCAGCACTGCAAGGACCAGATGGCGCCGGTCTTCCGGGAAGACGTCACCGTGGGCACCAAGCAGAAGAAGGAGATCGACGAGGACATCGGCGACGACCTCGACCTGCTCTGCCAGGCCGCCGAGCTGGTGGTCTCCACACAGTTCGGGTCGACGTCCATGCTCCAGCGCAAGCTGCGGGTCGGCTTCGCCAAGGCGGGCCGGCTGATGGACCTCATGGAGTCCCGGAACATCGTCGGACCGAGTGAGGGTTCCAAGGCTCGTGATGTTCTTGTGAAGCCTGACGAGCTGGACGGCGTGCTCGCCGTGATTCGCGGGGAGTCTGACGGATAGGGCTTCGGGCCACCCGGCGTGTCGGGACTGCGCCGGGTGGCGGCACCACCGTGATCCACCCGTTAAACATCGGCGGGCAACCGTTTCCCTTCGCAGTACGTCAAGTTGAGCGAGAGCAGGGGTACAGGTACCGGCCTGGGCCTCCCGCTCCCGTCCGCCGTCGGGCTGACCGGCCATCTCGATGGCGTACAAGTCCGTTCGCCCGCTTGCCCCACCCTTTCGTACCCCGCCTAGACTGAACGCTCAGCACAGGTGGCTCACACGCTCGAAAGGCGCCCCCGTGTCCATCGGCAGCAACTCCCCCGAAGACGAGCCCCCGTTCACCGACGACGCCCCCCGGGCCGACGGTCCTTCCGTCGGCACCGCCCTGCGCCAGGCCCGCGTCGCGGCCGGGCTGAGCGTGGCTGATGTCAGCAACGCCACCCGTATCCGCCTCGCCATGGTGCACGCCATCGAGGAGGACGACTTCTCCTCCTGCGGCGGCGACGTGTACGCGCGCGGCCACATCCGCAACCTGGCCAAGGCGGTCCACCTCGACCCCGTCCCGCTCATCGCGCGGTTCGACGCCGAGCACGGCGGCCGGCCCGCGCCCACCCCGGCGGCCCCCCTGTTCGAGGCGGAACGCATCCGTCCCGAGCGCCGGGGACCCAACTGGACCGCGGCCATGGTCGCGGCGATCGTCGTCGTCATCGGCTTCGTCGGCTTCACCGCCATCAAGTCCCAGACCGGCGGCGACACCGACACCCAGGCCGTCGAGGGCAACGCCACGCCGTCCGCCGGCAAGTCCGCCGCGCCCACTCCGAAGACGGGGCAGTCCGCCACGCC comes from the Streptomyces seoulensis genome and includes:
- a CDS encoding DNA translocase FtsK, coding for MASRPSAAKKPPAKKAAAPAKAPARKAVARKAPAKKAPARRAPVRKAPPKPAPRPPGGLYRLVRAVWLGMAHAVGAVFRGIGQGARNLDPAHRKDGIALLLFAVALIVAAGTWADLSGPVGDLVEILVTGSFGRLDLLVPILFAVIAVRFIRHPEQPEANGRIVIGLSALVVGVLGQVHIACGSPARDDGMRAIRDAGGLIGWAAATPLTYTMSEVLAVPLLVLLTVFGLLVVTATPVNHIPRRLRALGIRLGVLHDYAADLDDVEGVEGYDEQWRDEPPARPRTRRAGPQDHDPGTAEDEALTRRRRPRRSARSEPREMDAIDVASAASAALDGAVQHGMPPSPVVADLTQGVSVGDREETTPVPVPSPAPSSRPVPGRKNTDSGVLDLTKAPPEPPREMPARAEQLQLSGDITYSLPSLDLLTRGGPGKARSAANDAVVDSLRTVFSEFKVDAAVTGFTRGPTVTRYEVQLGPAVKVERITALAKNIAYAVASPDVRIISPIPGKSAVGIEIPNTDREMVNLGDVLRLAQSAEDDDPMLVAFGKDVEGGYVMHSLAKMPHMLVAGATGSGKSSCINCLITSIMMRATPEDVRMILVDPKRVELTAYEGIPHLITPIITNPKRAAEALQWVVREMDLRYDDLAAYGFRHIDDFNRAVREGKVTPPPGSERELQPYPYLLVIVDELADLMMVAPRDVEDAIVRITQLARAAGIHLVLATQRPSVDVVTGLIKANVPSRLAFATSSLADSRVILDQPGAEKLIGKGDGLFLPMGASKPTRMQGAFVTEEEVAVVVQHCKDQMAPVFREDVTVGTKQKKEIDEDIGDDLDLLCQAAELVVSTQFGSTSMLQRKLRVGFAKAGRLMDLMESRNIVGPSEGSKARDVLVKPDELDGVLAVIRGESDG
- a CDS encoding helix-turn-helix domain-containing protein — protein: MSIGSNSPEDEPPFTDDAPRADGPSVGTALRQARVAAGLSVADVSNATRIRLAMVHAIEEDDFSSCGGDVYARGHIRNLAKAVHLDPVPLIARFDAEHGGRPAPTPAAPLFEAERIRPERRGPNWTAAMVAAIVVVIGFVGFTAIKSQTGGDTDTQAVEGNATPSAGKSAAPTPKTGQSATPKSDPSDSAIAAAPQDKVTVRVTAPNGRSWISAKDHNGRMLFDGLLNKGESKTFQDSTKINLILGDAGAIELYVNGKKIDDDFRPGAVERLTYTKGDPEVG